Proteins from a genomic interval of Terriglobales bacterium:
- the wecB gene encoding UDP-N-acetylglucosamine 2-epimerase (non-hydrolyzing) translates to MHILHVIGARPNFMKVAPVFRTLRARGISQTLVHTGQHYDFNMSDVFFQQLAIPAPDVNLQVGSGSHAQQTADIMSRFEPVVLERKPDFVLVYGDVNSTVAAALVCSKLLIRVAHVEAGLRSGDRTMPEEINRLLTDQISDLLFTPSKDGDDNLLREGVSGSKIRLVGNVMIDTLISMLPQAKASVSPDTPDRFVLVTLHRPANVDDLPWLSGVLKALTDISSQIPVIFPIHPRTRQRLRDAGIDTSKHAALMLSEPKPYLEFLGLQTRATAVVTDSGGIQEETTFLGTPCLTMRENTERPITVDVGTNIMVGRSAELMAQELQRILDGKRKKGSIPPLWDGHASERIADVLLK, encoded by the coding sequence ATGCACATTCTTCACGTAATCGGTGCCCGTCCGAATTTTATGAAAGTCGCGCCCGTGTTTCGGACGTTAAGGGCTCGCGGAATTTCGCAAACGCTCGTCCATACCGGACAACATTACGATTTCAATATGTCCGACGTATTCTTTCAGCAGTTGGCGATCCCTGCGCCGGACGTAAATCTCCAGGTCGGCTCGGGCTCCCACGCCCAGCAGACGGCAGACATCATGAGCCGTTTCGAGCCCGTTGTGCTCGAGCGCAAGCCGGACTTCGTTCTTGTATATGGCGACGTGAACTCGACCGTTGCAGCCGCGCTCGTCTGTTCAAAGTTGCTGATCCGCGTTGCACACGTTGAGGCTGGACTCCGTTCTGGCGACCGCACGATGCCGGAAGAGATCAACCGTCTGTTGACCGACCAGATCTCCGACCTGTTATTTACTCCGTCCAAGGACGGTGACGACAATCTATTGCGCGAAGGGGTTTCCGGGAGCAAGATCCGCCTCGTCGGTAACGTGATGATCGATACCCTGATCAGCATGCTCCCACAAGCAAAAGCTTCGGTTTCCCCCGACACTCCCGATCGCTTCGTGCTGGTCACCCTGCATCGCCCAGCTAATGTGGACGACCTGCCCTGGCTATCCGGCGTTCTGAAGGCGCTTACCGACATCTCCAGCCAGATTCCGGTAATTTTTCCGATCCACCCGCGAACGCGGCAGCGACTGCGCGATGCCGGTATCGACACATCCAAGCACGCGGCTCTGATGCTTTCCGAACCGAAGCCGTATCTCGAGTTTCTCGGCCTCCAAACGCGCGCGACGGCGGTTGTTACCGATTCCGGCGGCATCCAGGAAGAAACCACCTTCCTGGGAACACCCTGTCTAACGATGAGAGAAAACACCGAGCGGCCGATCACCGTTGATGTTGGCACGAACATCATGGTCGGGCGAAGCGCCGAGCTGATGGCACAAGAACTCCAGCGTATCCTCGACGGCAAGCGCAAAAAGGGAAGCATTCCGCCCCTTTGGGATGGGCACGCTTCTGAGCGGATTGCGGACGTGCTGCTCAAATAA
- a CDS encoding XrtA system polysaccharide deacetylase — protein sequence MKNALTFDVEEYFQVIAFAASIDRRDWDTKESRVERTTEIVLEMLGEMGTKATFFTLGWVAEKRPGLVRRIAEAGHEVACHSNLHRQVFTLSPTEFREDSGRAKQLLEDACGQQILGFRAPSFSIRRDSWWALDVLAELGFAYDSSVFPVSHPNYGVPNEQLRPFVVNTAHGPIVEFPMTAIEFAGMRAPVAGGAYFRLLPYWFTRDTLKLVNEQSRSFCTYLHPWEFDPEQPRVSAGLTSRIRHYIGLKGVQRKLKQLLKDFEFAPMAQLVEPLVLSSRPVSQKAATVSAGKAASFSA from the coding sequence ATGAAAAACGCCCTTACATTCGACGTTGAGGAGTATTTCCAGGTCATCGCATTTGCTGCCAGCATCGATCGCCGCGACTGGGATACCAAGGAAAGCCGTGTCGAACGCACCACCGAGATCGTTCTGGAGATGCTCGGCGAGATGGGCACTAAGGCCACGTTTTTCACGTTAGGCTGGGTGGCAGAAAAGCGTCCCGGACTTGTGCGCCGGATCGCTGAAGCTGGTCATGAAGTCGCCTGCCACAGTAATCTTCACCGTCAGGTGTTTACGCTGAGTCCCACTGAGTTTCGCGAGGATTCGGGGCGGGCAAAGCAGTTGCTTGAGGACGCTTGCGGCCAGCAGATTCTAGGCTTTCGTGCCCCGAGCTTCTCCATCCGGCGAGATTCCTGGTGGGCACTCGATGTGCTTGCTGAGTTGGGCTTTGCGTACGACTCCAGCGTTTTCCCGGTCAGTCATCCCAATTACGGCGTTCCCAATGAACAACTGAGGCCTTTTGTCGTGAATACCGCACATGGACCGATTGTCGAGTTTCCGATGACGGCGATCGAGTTCGCAGGGATGAGGGCGCCGGTTGCCGGCGGCGCGTACTTCAGACTTCTGCCGTACTGGTTCACCCGCGACACCCTGAAGTTGGTTAACGAACAGAGCCGGAGTTTTTGCACCTATTTGCATCCTTGGGAGTTTGACCCGGAGCAGCCAAGGGTTTCGGCAGGTTTGACATCGCGTATCCGCCATTACATTGGTTTGAAAGGTGTACAAAGAAAACTGAAACAGTTACTTAAAGATTTTGAATTCGCTCCGATGGCGCAACTGGTCGAACCTCTGGTTCTGAGTTCGCGGCCAGTATCGCAAAAAGCGGCTACTGTGAGCGCAGGGAAAGCGGCCAGTTTTTCGGCCTGA
- a CDS encoding acyl carrier protein has translation MQQVESHSDRIHAFISEKFPLAKKLKLGPNDNLLESGAVDSLGMLDLVSYLQTEFGIEISDDELLPENFQSVQTITAFVQSKLN, from the coding sequence ATGCAACAAGTGGAAAGCCACAGCGACCGAATTCACGCGTTTATTTCCGAGAAGTTTCCGTTGGCCAAGAAATTGAAGCTTGGACCGAACGACAATCTGCTGGAGAGCGGTGCGGTCGATTCGCTCGGAATGCTGGATCTGGTGTCGTATCTGCAAACGGAGTTTGGCATTGAAATCTCCGATGACGAGCTTTTGCCGGAGAACTTCCAGTCGGTACAAACGATCACCGCTTTCGTTCAAAGCAAACTCAATTAG
- a CDS encoding glycosyltransferase translates to MNRFLMVAFHFPPQAGSSGQLRSLKLCRYLPEFGWKPSVLTAHPRAYDATDDRRLADIPPGTEIHRVFALDSRKHLAWKGRFLRFTALPDRAVTWVLGAIPKALSLIRSENLDLIYTTFPTSTAVLIGVILQKLTGKPWVSDLRDSITEDGYPRDPRVWRMWRWIEGQMVKRASRIIMTADQTRRMYLDRYPDLDPNRCVVILNGFDEEDFKDLPRSAPAADSRPLRLVHGGVLYPDQRDPLPFFRTLARLKSTGFITASQLSVELRAPGSEDYYLKAIQECDIGDIVRILPMLPYRESLRDAALADGLLVFQGQICNHQIPAKVYEYLRLRKPIFALTDHAGDTAALLRDNGGSTIVDIADEEAITREFPLFFQKLRSLSHPVPDPNLVSRYARRSQAQRMAEIFNQIKFGDMVHKASDRVTHSDAAVGASH, encoded by the coding sequence ATGAACCGATTCCTCATGGTGGCATTCCACTTCCCGCCGCAGGCAGGCAGCAGTGGGCAACTCCGCTCCCTCAAACTTTGCCGTTACCTGCCGGAGTTCGGATGGAAGCCTTCGGTTCTCACGGCGCATCCACGCGCGTACGACGCTACCGACGATCGCCGCCTCGCCGACATCCCACCGGGTACTGAGATACATCGCGTTTTCGCTCTCGATTCCCGCAAGCACCTGGCGTGGAAGGGAAGATTCCTTCGTTTCACCGCCTTGCCGGATCGCGCGGTAACGTGGGTGCTGGGTGCGATTCCCAAGGCGCTCTCGCTGATTCGATCCGAGAACCTGGACCTCATCTATACGACGTTTCCGACTTCGACCGCAGTTTTGATCGGCGTCATATTGCAGAAGCTCACTGGCAAGCCCTGGGTTTCAGATCTGCGTGACTCCATCACGGAAGATGGATATCCGCGGGACCCCAGAGTCTGGCGCATGTGGCGATGGATTGAGGGCCAAATGGTAAAGCGCGCGTCGAGGATCATCATGACTGCGGACCAGACGCGGCGCATGTATCTCGACCGTTATCCTGACCTTGATCCGAATCGTTGTGTCGTCATCCTTAACGGATTTGATGAAGAGGATTTCAAGGACCTTCCACGGTCGGCGCCTGCTGCAGATTCGCGTCCCCTGCGACTCGTGCACGGGGGAGTCTTGTATCCGGACCAGCGTGATCCACTTCCATTCTTCAGAACTCTTGCGCGGCTGAAATCCACTGGCTTCATCACGGCTTCTCAGCTGAGCGTCGAACTGAGGGCACCAGGTTCGGAGGATTACTACCTCAAAGCTATTCAGGAATGTGATATCGGCGACATCGTGCGCATTCTGCCGATGCTTCCATATCGCGAATCTCTGCGTGACGCAGCGCTCGCTGACGGTTTGCTTGTCTTCCAAGGGCAGATATGCAACCACCAGATTCCGGCGAAGGTGTATGAGTATCTGCGGCTGCGCAAGCCAATCTTTGCTCTGACCGATCACGCCGGAGACACCGCGGCTTTACTGCGCGATAACGGTGGGTCCACCATCGTCGATATTGCCGACGAAGAAGCGATCACCCGCGAATTCCCGCTCTTCTTTCAGAAACTCCGTAGCTTGAGTCACCCGGTACCTGACCCGAATCTGGTCTCACGGTATGCTCGGCGCTCTCAAGCTCAGCGTATGGCAGAAATATTCAACCAGATCAAGTTCGGCGACATGGTTCACAAAGCATCCGATCGCGTCACGCATTCGGATGCGGCAGTTGGAGCTTCGCACTAG
- a CDS encoding PEP-CTERM sorting domain-containing protein: protein MLVLIALLAAATTAFADILPGDDPAVLHMGPGVGTSCATGGCYMYSPSGSGNPTEVNPITRNVDIYMNSGGAGPQASPILLILAVPNDTTKAMFDATSIASVDLYHNSTTPTNSLTWNYGDPNNTYNLTSGKSGYQGSFTATAFKDKWNVSHPYNGQADVYKVLNLTGNGSNNFVNWAGADLQVNNISVTNFAIYVFAINLPSGATFDSKDYINVKFVNDVPVGTFVVAYSQNPNATSAGDVYTTPFTESGLSTRRRIPEPASALLFGLGLVGFAALRRRL, encoded by the coding sequence ATGCTTGTTCTGATAGCGTTGTTGGCCGCAGCGACCACTGCGTTCGCCGACATCCTTCCGGGTGATGATCCTGCCGTTCTCCATATGGGGCCTGGCGTAGGGACCAGTTGCGCCACTGGCGGATGCTATATGTATTCGCCTTCCGGATCAGGCAATCCGACGGAAGTGAACCCCATTACGAGAAATGTCGATATCTACATGAACAGCGGTGGTGCCGGCCCACAGGCCAGCCCCATCCTGCTGATCCTTGCCGTTCCGAATGACACCACCAAGGCGATGTTCGATGCCACTTCGATTGCGTCGGTTGACCTCTATCACAACAGCACGACGCCAACAAATTCGCTGACTTGGAACTATGGCGATCCGAACAACACCTATAACCTGACCAGCGGAAAATCCGGCTATCAAGGTTCGTTTACTGCCACCGCCTTCAAGGACAAGTGGAACGTAAGCCATCCGTATAACGGACAGGCAGATGTTTATAAGGTCTTGAACCTGACCGGCAACGGTTCCAACAATTTCGTAAATTGGGCCGGTGCCGATCTGCAGGTCAACAATATCTCCGTTACCAACTTCGCAATCTACGTCTTTGCCATTAACTTGCCATCTGGTGCAACGTTCGACTCGAAAGACTACATCAACGTTAAGTTTGTCAACGACGTTCCCGTGGGAACGTTTGTCGTTGCGTACAGCCAGAACCCAAATGCCACGAGTGCGGGTGACGTGTACACCACGCCATTTACGGAATCCGGACTAAGCACGCGCCGTCGCATTCCGGAACCGGCAAGTGCATTGCTCTTCGGCTTGGGCCTGGTCGGGTTTGCCGCCCTTCGCCGTCGTCTCTAG
- a CDS encoding acyl-CoA ligase (AMP-forming), exosortase A system-associated — protein MLRTSAQKFPDKEAIVHGEQRLSYSRVASLTAGLAQTLRGLGLKRIDRIGIYTEPSVAQVVSIFGISQAGGAYVPINHQLFPEQVAHIARDCGMTMLITTRAKLASLAPVLNQIPTLKVALVTGEGELPEISLQIHDFDKAVQAPAQSPWQDWCISKDLAAILYTSGSTGKPKGVMLSHANVMAGATIVSTYLDITDNERILAVLPFSFDAGMNQLTTAFQQGATIVLIKFIFAREIVNALLKENITGLAGVPTVWSLLAQPNSGLAKNKFPHLRYITNTGGAMPQNVLAQLRAALPTTKVFLMYGLTEAFRSTFLPPSELDKRPTSMGKAIPDCEMMVINEHGQLCKPGEIGELVHRGPTVSMGYWNNPEATAKVLKPNPLLPPELGEQEIVCYSGDLVKMDEDGFLYYVSRRDTQIKSSGYRISPTEVEEVLFQSGYIRHAAVIGVPDEMLGQAVKAYVVARDGEAVDVEKLLKFCGEKVPHYMVPKYVEVLSELPKTTSGKVDYPSLRARAASGGN, from the coding sequence ATGCTGCGCACGTCTGCACAGAAGTTTCCAGACAAGGAAGCTATTGTGCATGGCGAGCAGCGTCTTTCGTATTCGCGGGTGGCGTCCTTGACGGCTGGTCTCGCGCAAACGCTGCGCGGACTTGGGCTCAAACGCATCGACAGGATAGGTATCTATACGGAACCAAGCGTCGCGCAGGTGGTCTCGATCTTCGGTATCTCGCAGGCGGGCGGAGCCTATGTGCCGATCAACCACCAGCTTTTCCCCGAGCAGGTAGCTCACATCGCACGTGATTGCGGTATGACCATGCTGATCACGACCCGTGCGAAGCTGGCCTCCTTAGCACCGGTGCTGAACCAGATCCCCACTCTGAAGGTCGCTCTCGTTACCGGGGAAGGGGAGCTACCTGAAATTTCACTTCAGATTCACGACTTTGATAAAGCCGTACAGGCTCCCGCGCAGAGCCCTTGGCAGGACTGGTGTATTTCAAAAGACCTCGCTGCCATCCTCTATACCTCAGGATCGACCGGAAAGCCGAAGGGCGTAATGCTCAGCCATGCGAATGTCATGGCCGGTGCGACGATCGTCTCCACGTACCTGGACATCACCGACAATGAGCGCATTCTGGCGGTACTCCCGTTCAGCTTCGATGCGGGCATGAACCAGTTGACCACCGCGTTCCAGCAGGGCGCGACCATCGTTCTCATCAAATTCATTTTCGCTCGCGAGATTGTCAACGCGTTGTTGAAAGAAAACATCACCGGGCTTGCCGGCGTTCCCACGGTCTGGAGTTTGTTGGCACAACCGAATTCCGGACTCGCGAAGAACAAGTTCCCGCACCTGCGCTACATTACGAATACCGGCGGCGCAATGCCGCAAAACGTTCTCGCGCAGCTTCGTGCGGCCCTGCCGACTACTAAAGTTTTCCTGATGTACGGCTTGACTGAAGCATTCCGTTCCACGTTCCTGCCTCCATCGGAATTGGACAAGCGGCCGACTTCGATGGGTAAAGCTATTCCGGATTGCGAAATGATGGTCATCAACGAACATGGCCAACTCTGCAAACCGGGAGAAATCGGGGAACTCGTGCATCGCGGACCGACGGTTTCCATGGGCTACTGGAATAATCCGGAAGCCACTGCCAAGGTGCTGAAACCCAATCCGCTGCTTCCACCTGAGCTTGGCGAGCAGGAAATCGTCTGTTACTCCGGCGACTTGGTGAAGATGGACGAGGACGGCTTCCTCTACTACGTTTCGCGCCGCGATACGCAGATCAAGTCTTCTGGCTATCGCATCAGTCCGACCGAAGTCGAAGAGGTACTGTTCCAGAGCGGATACATCAGGCATGCTGCTGTCATCGGTGTACCGGACGAAATGCTTGGCCAGGCTGTGAAAGCGTATGTGGTCGCTCGCGATGGCGAAGCCGTCGACGTGGAGAAGTTATTGAAGTTCTGCGGCGAGAAAGTCCCGCATTACATGGTTCCAAAGTACGTTGAAGTGCTCTCGGAACTTCCCAAGACGACCAGTGGCAAGGTGGACTATCCTTCCCTGCGAGCGAGAGCTGCCTCCGGAGGCAATTGA
- the lysA gene encoding diaminopimelate decarboxylase, producing the protein MDKAAEIVERHFAVRNRELLLGGIGVTELVRIYGTPLFVYDTSVLQRKLTALRSALGTRFSIHYSVKANPNLHLLKFFLENGCGLEIASLGELHQALSAGCPAHKIIFAGPGKTEAELQAAAAAGIGEIHVESATEVRRLGLIAAKLGRPIPVSIRVNPSAEAQGGAMRMGGKPAPFGIDEEQLEPVLKQIMRETGLALHGIHLFTGTQILDASILITQYRKAIEIARRVVELTGIQLTTVDFGGGLGIPYFSNDNELDLSAVSSGISELMREIEQDPVFRGTSFVVEPGRFLVGESGVYITQVSDVKESRGKKFVIVDGGMHHHLAASGNLGQTIKRNYPVAVLNKVNAEQTGAVEVVGPLCTPLDVLARNVSLPPVAIGDLIGVFQSGAYARAASPLNFLSHPAPAEVIVDHGQHRLIRRRGSVEDYTRDIEKQVVATA; encoded by the coding sequence TTGGATAAGGCGGCGGAGATCGTTGAGCGCCATTTTGCCGTTCGTAATCGCGAGCTTCTGCTCGGAGGCATTGGCGTTACGGAGCTGGTGCGGATCTACGGCACCCCGCTATTCGTCTACGATACGAGCGTTCTTCAAAGAAAACTGACTGCGCTGAGGTCCGCTTTGGGGACGCGCTTCAGTATTCACTATTCCGTTAAGGCGAACCCCAATCTCCACCTGCTGAAATTCTTCCTTGAGAATGGCTGCGGGTTGGAAATTGCGTCTCTCGGGGAATTACATCAGGCTTTATCCGCCGGCTGCCCGGCCCATAAAATCATCTTCGCCGGCCCCGGCAAGACCGAAGCCGAACTTCAGGCTGCGGCTGCAGCTGGCATCGGCGAGATTCACGTCGAGTCCGCCACCGAGGTACGGCGGCTCGGTCTGATAGCTGCAAAACTTGGTCGCCCTATACCTGTCTCCATACGCGTAAATCCATCGGCAGAGGCGCAGGGCGGCGCCATGCGAATGGGCGGGAAGCCTGCGCCATTTGGCATCGACGAGGAACAACTCGAACCCGTGCTCAAGCAGATCATGAGGGAAACAGGCCTCGCCCTGCACGGCATTCACCTGTTCACGGGCACTCAGATCCTCGACGCCTCCATTCTGATTACGCAATACCGCAAGGCAATCGAGATCGCACGACGCGTTGTCGAGCTGACGGGAATTCAACTCACCACCGTCGACTTCGGTGGGGGACTGGGCATTCCATATTTTTCTAACGACAACGAACTTGATCTGTCTGCTGTCAGTTCCGGAATTTCGGAACTGATGCGGGAAATTGAGCAGGATCCCGTTTTTCGTGGTACAAGTTTCGTCGTTGAGCCCGGGCGCTTTCTTGTCGGAGAGTCGGGCGTCTATATCACTCAGGTCTCTGACGTGAAAGAGTCGCGGGGAAAGAAGTTCGTTATCGTCGACGGCGGAATGCATCACCATTTGGCCGCATCAGGGAACCTGGGACAAACCATCAAGCGGAACTATCCGGTGGCAGTGTTGAATAAGGTGAATGCGGAACAGACGGGCGCAGTCGAAGTCGTCGGACCGCTTTGCACGCCGCTCGACGTCCTCGCGCGCAACGTCTCTTTACCGCCGGTCGCAATCGGCGACCTGATCGGGGTTTTCCAATCTGGCGCCTATGCCCGTGCTGCCAGCCCGCTGAATTTTCTTAGCCATCCGGCACCGGCCGAAGTGATCGTTGACCACGGACAGCATCGACTGATTCGTCGCCGGGGCTCGGTTGAAGACTACACCCGCGATATTGAGAAACAAGTGGTGGCCACCGCATGA
- the xrtA gene encoding exosortase A, with protein sequence MEITQTVSDVTNRNALSADWSAEWKRAIIVFTVALCGLIVIYWQTVSQLVATWDSAEYSHCYLIVPISLYLIWTGKNRARAILPRPELLALCLLPLFGVVWFAGDLGNVRILQQMAFVGTVMALAWAVFGTAAVRAYRFPLAFLVFAVPFGESVIPPLQDFTAIATLKLLTWSGIPVVMEGHFILVPNGVWEVAEACAGARYLLSSFVLGLVFAHLVYRSTKRRIIFMVLAVVFPIAANAIRAYGIVALGYISDNRIAVGVDHLIYGWIFFSLVTLVLFSIGFRWRETEPERLEFAAVDASIAPLSSKTLAIVAVTALLISAVPATASYWVSHRIAPIRAGTTVPTIKSPWQAEPFSPASWISESNTASFTQSVAYSNSQKRVRLYFAFYSVGGNGIDLNSSGKHLLASQWSAASKGTRLAEIDGKQTQLIELITPPDTVGQRVYWTWYWVNGEFTSSPYQVKALQAKARLTAKFPASAVVAISADYVADPAEARTILQDFVQHFDFADQLSQSFR encoded by the coding sequence ATGGAAATCACACAAACCGTATCGGATGTTACAAATCGCAATGCTCTTTCCGCTGATTGGTCGGCTGAATGGAAGCGCGCCATCATCGTTTTCACCGTAGCCCTGTGCGGTCTCATCGTTATCTATTGGCAGACCGTCAGTCAGCTTGTCGCCACCTGGGATAGTGCAGAGTACTCCCACTGCTATTTGATAGTTCCAATTTCTCTGTACCTCATTTGGACAGGGAAGAACCGTGCCCGGGCGATTCTCCCCAGGCCTGAATTGCTTGCCCTCTGTTTGTTGCCACTCTTCGGGGTTGTTTGGTTCGCTGGCGATCTTGGCAACGTTCGCATACTTCAGCAGATGGCATTCGTTGGGACTGTGATGGCGCTTGCATGGGCCGTTTTCGGAACCGCCGCTGTCCGTGCCTATCGCTTCCCATTGGCTTTCCTGGTTTTTGCGGTTCCTTTTGGCGAAAGTGTGATTCCGCCGCTGCAGGACTTTACCGCCATCGCGACGCTGAAACTCCTCACCTGGAGCGGTATTCCTGTCGTGATGGAAGGGCACTTCATTCTTGTTCCAAACGGTGTCTGGGAAGTTGCGGAAGCTTGTGCCGGCGCGCGTTACCTGCTTTCGTCCTTCGTTCTGGGACTCGTGTTCGCACATCTGGTCTATCGATCCACGAAGCGAAGAATCATATTCATGGTGCTCGCAGTGGTATTTCCAATCGCTGCGAACGCCATCCGCGCTTACGGTATTGTGGCGCTCGGCTACATCTCCGATAACCGAATCGCCGTGGGCGTGGATCATCTGATCTACGGATGGATCTTCTTCTCGCTTGTTACCCTCGTATTGTTCTCGATCGGATTTCGTTGGCGCGAGACGGAACCGGAACGGCTCGAGTTTGCCGCAGTCGATGCATCCATCGCGCCGCTTTCGTCGAAGACATTGGCGATAGTTGCGGTCACCGCGCTCTTGATCAGCGCGGTTCCTGCCACCGCGTCGTACTGGGTCTCTCACCGTATCGCACCGATTCGTGCCGGCACGACGGTGCCGACGATAAAAAGCCCTTGGCAGGCGGAGCCGTTTAGCCCGGCCTCCTGGATCTCCGAATCAAACACCGCGAGCTTTACTCAGAGCGTTGCCTACAGCAACTCTCAAAAGCGAGTACGCCTGTATTTCGCCTTCTACAGCGTTGGTGGCAACGGTATCGACTTGAATTCATCAGGAAAGCATTTGCTCGCGTCGCAGTGGAGTGCAGCCTCAAAGGGCACGCGGCTGGCGGAAATCGATGGAAAACAGACCCAGTTGATCGAACTCATTACACCACCGGATACTGTTGGACAACGCGTTTATTGGACATGGTACTGGGTTAACGGTGAATTTACCTCCAGCCCATACCAGGTTAAGGCACTGCAGGCGAAAGCCCGCCTAACCGCAAAGTTCCCGGCCTCCGCTGTTGTCGCGATATCGGCGGACTACGTCGCGGATCCGGCAGAAGCCCGCACAATTCTTCAAGATTTCGTGCAGCATTTCGACTTCGCGGATCAGCTTTCTCAGTCATTTCGCTAA
- a CDS encoding PEP-CTERM sorting domain-containing protein, producing the protein MLRNKVILLAVLVLGATLASASTIGTLGLQVGSDWITLTTTGTCADSQAGAICAGFTKTSNTNQVTLNGSLGVWTVNVSTGLIVSTVPPEIDLNSVNLSSGAGTILIGWTVTGFTGSGGNAHSAIGGTTGGTVEYQAYYDNSDTAFGYANTIGALLTFNTTPFAGATNGMIAGDGSYSLTQLVQITHAGAGVTSYDAHLSIPEPASMTILGAGMIGLAGLFRRKLVK; encoded by the coding sequence ATGTTACGCAACAAAGTGATTTTGCTTGCGGTTCTGGTGTTGGGTGCGACCCTGGCAAGCGCTTCGACAATTGGCACGCTGGGTCTGCAGGTCGGAAGTGATTGGATCACGCTGACCACTACCGGCACTTGCGCCGATTCTCAGGCGGGTGCAATTTGCGCTGGCTTTACAAAGACGAGCAACACTAATCAGGTGACCCTGAATGGTTCCCTTGGCGTGTGGACCGTCAACGTATCCACGGGTCTCATCGTGAGCACGGTTCCGCCTGAGATCGACCTGAACAGCGTCAACCTCAGCAGCGGCGCGGGCACGATTCTGATCGGTTGGACCGTGACTGGCTTCACCGGTTCCGGCGGCAACGCTCATAGCGCGATTGGCGGCACGACTGGCGGTACCGTCGAATACCAGGCGTACTATGACAACAGCGACACCGCGTTTGGCTATGCCAACACGATTGGTGCGTTGCTGACATTCAACACGACTCCATTCGCCGGTGCGACCAATGGCATGATTGCTGGCGATGGTTCCTACTCGCTCACGCAACTCGTACAGATCACTCACGCTGGTGCTGGCGTGACGTCGTATGACGCTCACCTCAGCATTCCGGAGCCGGCCAGCATGACGATTCTCGGCGCAGGCATGATCGGCTTGGCCGGTCTGTTCCGCCGCAAACTGGTGAAATAG
- a CDS encoding DegT/DnrJ/EryC1/StrS family aminotransferase, protein MIGTEAFLQFPFLDLRAQYRAIKPEVDAAVARVFDSQYFILSPEVASFENELATYIGARHAVGCASGTDALLLALMAVGVEHGDEVITVPFTFVATAGPIALLGGKPVFVDIDPATFNIDVRKIEAAITPKTKAIIPVDLFGLMAPIDEIKAIAAKHGIAVIEDAAQAIGARRSGKMAGSNASLGCFSFFPSKNLGGAGDGGLVTTNDPALDAKLRKLRGHGSPRRYEYEMIGVNSRLDSVQAAVLSVKLKYLDKWAEGRRRNAAIYRQLFAEVKLTDHVVLPIEPSGCHHIYNQYTIRCQKRDELRAFLTEKGIPTEIYYPYPLHLQKAFAFLGHKAGDFPASEKASLEVLSLPIYPELGEDKLRLVVEAIGAFYNQST, encoded by the coding sequence ATGATTGGGACGGAGGCTTTTCTGCAATTCCCATTTCTCGACCTGCGCGCACAGTACCGCGCCATAAAGCCTGAAGTTGACGCGGCGGTAGCGCGCGTCTTCGATTCGCAATATTTCATTCTGAGTCCCGAGGTCGCGTCATTCGAGAACGAACTCGCGACTTACATCGGCGCGCGGCATGCCGTCGGATGTGCATCCGGAACCGATGCTCTTTTGCTCGCTCTGATGGCCGTTGGCGTTGAGCACGGCGACGAAGTCATCACCGTGCCGTTCACATTCGTCGCCACCGCAGGTCCGATCGCGTTACTCGGCGGCAAGCCGGTCTTTGTCGATATCGATCCGGCGACATTCAATATTGACGTCAGGAAGATTGAAGCTGCTATCACGCCAAAGACGAAAGCCATCATCCCAGTCGACCTCTTCGGCCTGATGGCGCCGATCGACGAGATCAAAGCCATCGCGGCGAAGCACGGCATTGCGGTCATCGAAGATGCCGCCCAAGCCATCGGCGCAAGGCGCAGTGGCAAGATGGCTGGTTCCAACGCCTCGCTCGGTTGCTTCAGCTTCTTCCCCTCTAAGAACCTCGGCGGCGCTGGAGATGGTGGTCTCGTAACCACCAACGACCCTGCGCTCGATGCCAAACTCCGCAAGCTTCGTGGACATGGCAGTCCGCGTCGCTACGAGTACGAGATGATCGGCGTCAACAGCAGGCTCGACTCAGTTCAAGCCGCTGTCCTCAGCGTAAAGCTCAAGTACCTCGACAAATGGGCGGAAGGTCGTCGCCGAAACGCGGCCATCTACAGGCAGCTTTTCGCGGAAGTCAAACTCACCGACCATGTCGTTCTCCCGATCGAGCCCTCGGGTTGTCATCACATCTACAACCAGTACACAATCCGTTGCCAGAAGCGCGATGAACTACGGGCATTCCTCACGGAGAAGGGCATTCCGACCGAGATCTATTACCCATATCCGCTGCATCTTCAGAAGGCGTTTGCCTTCCTGGGACACAAGGCGGGCGATTTCCCGGCTTCCGAAAAGGCTAG